Genomic DNA from Sphingomonas hankookensis:
CCACGATAGGGGTTGATGCTCCGGTCGAATGGAATGTCGGGCGATGCGTTGCGCGACAGGATCGTACGCGGCCGTTCGATCGCCACGCTGGTGCGCAGCGTCGGCTCCGCGCCGTCGACCGTCTCCCGCCAGTCCAGCCAGTCGCCGTCGGCCTCCTGCGCGGGCAGGGCGATGCGGCTGCTCGTGACGTTGGTCGTCGCTCCTCTGGCCGGACGATTCCGCATTGCCCGACGCTATCGAATCGTTCAGAACGAAGCAAGAACATGCAGGAGGTTCTCATGGCGCGGTTGAACTATCTGGAACTGCCGGTCGCGGCGACGGAACCGGCGAAGACGTTCTACGCCACGGTGATGGGGTGGACGTTCACCGACTATGGTCCGGACTATGCCGCAACGACCAGCGGCGATACCGACATGGGACTGGACGCCGACACGATGTTGACCACGCTGCTGCCGGTGATTCAGGTCGACGATCTCGAAGCGACGCTGTCGGCGGTCGAGGCGGGCGGCGGGGTGATCGTCCAGCCGATCTTCGCCTTTCCCGGCGGGCGCCGGTTCCATTTCCGTGATCCGGACGGCCATGTGCTGGCGGCGATGGTCGCCGAATAGGCTTGTCGGTCACACGCGCCGGGCGATAGGCTCCCGCTGGAAATCCGGGGGGTTTGTCGATGATCGGAATGATGATGGGGGTGGCGGCGGCGATCGCCGCGCCCGATGCGGCGCTGCTCGACCTGCGGCAACCGGGCAATGTCGTCACCGCGTTGCAGGCGGCGGGCTACAAGGCCGAAATGAAGATCAACAAGGACGGCGAACCCTATGTCCTGAGCGCGACCAACGGGGAATCCTTCTCCGTCGAATTCTATGGATGTGACGGGTTGAAGGACTGCAAATCGTTCCAGCTCACCTCATGGTACAAGAAGGAACCGCTCTACACGCCCGCGTTGACCAACGAATGGAATGCCCGGAATCGCTTCCTCAAGATCGCGGTCGATTCGGACGGCGACCTGCGCGAATTTCTGGATGCGACGGCGGTGGGCGGGATGACCCAGGCGCAGTTCACCGATCTGGTCGAATGGTATTCCGCCATGGACGGGCAATTGGCGCAGTTCCTGAGCACGAAGCGCGACGCGGCCGGAGCGAAACCGGCGAAGTGACCGGCGGCGTCACCGCTCCAGCAGGCGCGGCATCAGCTCGACGAAGTTGCAGGGGCGGTGGCGAATATCGAGCTGTTCCTTGAGGATGCCGTCCCACCCGTCCTTCACCGCGCCGGTCGATCCGGGCAGCGCGAAGATGTAGGTGCCGCGCGCGACGCAGGCGGTGGCGCGCGACTGGATGGTGGAGGTGCCGATCTTGGCATAGCTTTGCCAGCGGAACAGTTCACCGAAGCCGGGGATCAGCTTGGTCGCCACCCGCTCGACCGCTTCGGGCGTCACATCGCGGCCGGTTACGCCGGTGCCGCCGGTCGTGATGACGCAATCGATGCTGTCGTCATCGATCCAGCCGTGCAGCCGGGCGACGATCGTGTCGATGTCGTCGCGTACGATCGCCCGGTCGGCGAGGATATGGCCGGCGTCTTCAAGTCGGCCGACCAGCGTGTCGCCGGAGCGATCCTCGGCCAACCCGCGCGTGTCCGATACCGTCAGTACCGCGATCCGCACCGGCACGAACGGCCCGCTCTCGTCAATTGGCATCGGCCACCCGCGTCCGCCCATTGGCGCTGACCCGCACCGCCGCAGCGCCGGGCAGTCCGGGGAATTTCGGCCACATGCCCTGCGCCAGCGCGGCCCGGCTGGCCGACGCCTTGCCCGCCTGTTTTTCGTACATCCAGTAATTACGCAGCACGGTCATCACATAGCCACGCGTTTCCCAATACGGGATCGATTCGATGTAGAGCAGCGGATCGCCGCCGTCCTTCAGCTGCACGTTCCATGCCTCGACCGGGGTTGGCCCCGCATTATACGCGGCGATGACCTTGGGCAGCAGCCCGCCGGTGAACGGCCGGTCGCGCAGCTGTTCCAGATAGCTTTGTCCGACCGCCATATTGACCTGCGGCTTCGACAGCGCCGATTTTTCGAGGTTCAGGCCGTGCGCGCGGGCATAATCGGTGAGCGCACCTGGCCGGATCTGCATCAGGCCGGTCGCCCCCGCCGGACTGACGACTGCAGCATCGAAGCGCGATTCCTGCAGCGTGTGGGCGAACACCAACGCCTTGTCGACGCGCCAGCCACCCTCGGGCGTCCAGTCGGGGGCAGGATAGCGTGCCTCGGCCAGCGGACGCGCGCCCTGCGGCCCGTTGTGCGACAACCACAGCTGGGTCGCGGGCAGGTTCAGCGATCCGCACAGCCGGGTCAGCGCGGCATAGTCCCCGGCGCCGCCGATCCGCGCCTGATGGCGCAGCAGCTTGTCGGCCAACGCCCCTTCGCCGATTTCGGTAAGCGCGGCGGCGACCTTCACGTTCGATCGCCGCTCCAACGCGCGCCAGTCCTCGGTCGCCGGCGCCCGGCCAGTGCCGTCGGCACCCTCGATTAGTCCCAGCGCCTGCCGGGCGAGCAGCCCATAATAGGTTTCGCCATATTGCGCGGCGGTCTGGAGCCGCGCCTGTACGAGGTCGGGCCGCCCACAGGCGATGTCGGCGCGCGTCGCCCAGTACAGCCCGGCCGAGCGCAATTCGGTATCACCGGCCCGCTGCGCGACGCTGGCGAACGCCGCCTGCGCCGCGGCGCAATCCTGCTGCCGCCACGCCGCCAGCCCCTGCGTCCAGTCGGCCTGCGCGGTCCATTCGCCTTCGCCCTGCTGCGCGACCGCGGCGAGGCGGCGGGCATTGGCGTCGTCGCCGGCCACGAAATAGATCCATGCGACCCGGCCACGCATCTCGGTCAGCGCCTCGGGCGTCAGGTCGCCGGCGCGGGTCGTGATCAGCGCTTCGGCCGCGGCGCCGTCATCGGCCTTCACATAGGGCTTCATCGCGTCGAGCAGCTGCGCGGCGGCGGCATCGCTGCGCGCGGCCTTGGCACGGACGCGGACCGGGGCGGCATCGAACCACACCAGCCGCTGCGGTGTCGGCAGTTCGGGCAGCGCGGACGCCCCGCGCAGTTTGGCGAGGCGGGCGAGGTCGGGCGCCTGTGGCAGATCGGGCGCTTCGTTCAGCACCGCCAGCAACTGCGGCAGTTCGACCTTGGGCGATCCCTTGGCGGTATAGAGTTCGGCGCGGGCGACGGCATGGAGCGGTCCCGGCTTCATCGCGTCGAGCCTGAGCTGCGCATCGGCCCAGCGGCCGCCACGGATCGCGGCGAAGACCTGGGTATAGGCGTCGCGATCCTCGGGCGACAATTGCGGGGGCACGCGGGCTTCGGCGACGGAAACGGCGGTACTGCGGCTGGGCGATTCGTCGGCAAGCGCGGCGGTGGGAAGGGCGGGCAGCATCAGCGCCGCGAACACGAGTGGGTTGAGCTTCACGCGGTCGGTTCCCTGATAAGCAACTGCAGGTGCCGCCATGTTTCCGCCTTGGCCAGCGGCCGCTCCAACAGGAAGCGTGGGTGGAACGTGGCGATCGTGGGACAGGCTAGGCCGTCATGGTTAAGGGTGCGTAAACCACCGCGCTGGCCATCGGGGCCGAGCAGCGCGCGGCACGGTTCGGCGCCGAACAGCAGCAAGCGCTGCGGCGCGACGAGGGTGACGAGGCGGCGGGCAAGCTCTTCCAGCGTGCCCAGCGCATCCGCGGGCATCCGTCCGGTCAGCGGCCGGGCATGGGCGATGCCGGCGATGACGACCTGCTCGCGCACCTCGCCGATCGCGGCCAGCATCCGGTCGAGCAGGACGCCGACCGGACCGGTCATCCATCCGGCTTCGTCCGAATCATCCGGCTCGGGCAGGTCGGTCAGGATCATCAGCGACGGATTTTTTTGTGCCTGCACCGGCACCGGCTGGGCATTCCACGACGCCTCCGGCACCGCATCGCCCATCCGCCACGCCATGAACGCGTCGAGCGTATCGGGCGGCAGGTCCGCGGCGGGCGCAGACGTTACGGCAAGCGGGCGAGCCGGCGGGGCAGGGGTGGCGAACCAGTCGCGCAGCTCGTCCTCAACCAGCGTGTCGACACCGGCGTCGGCCCACCATTCGAGCGCGCTCGCCGCCGCGTCTTGCCACTGAATATGCTGTTCCGCCCCCATGGCGCCTTTAAGGCACTGGGTTGACCTCCCCGTCAATCTGCCCAAATCGTTGGCAAGGACAGGGCGTTGCCCTCACGCGACGACATGGGGGGCGGCTGGCCCCAAGAGGATGATGCAATGAGCGAACGGGAATCGATGCCCTATGACGTCGTGATCGTCGGCGCGGGGCCTGCCGGCCTGTCCGCGGCGATCCGGCTGAAGCAGATGGCGGCCGACAGCGGCGAGGAACTGGCCGTGTGCGTGCTGGAAAAGGGGTCGGAGGTCGGCGCCCATATCCTGTCGGGCGCGGTGTTCGATCCGCGCGCGATGGACGAATTGCTGCCCGAATGGCGGACGATGGGCTGTCCGATGGCCGAAGTGCCGGTGACCGAAAACCACCACTGGCTGCTGTCGGAGACCGGCAGCAGCGAGGTATCGCACCGCATCCTGCCGCCCTTCATGCAGAACAAGGGCACCTATACCGGGTCGCTGGGCAATATGTGCCGCTGGCTGGCCGAACAGGCCGAAGGGCTGGGCGTCGAAATCTTCCCCGGTTTCGCGGCGGCGGAAATCCTCTACCATGACGACGGTTCGGTGAAGGGCGTCGCGACCGGTGACATGGGTGTCGCCCGCGACGGTACGCGTAAGCCCGACTGGCAGCCCGGCCTCGAACTCCACGCCAAATACACCTTCTTCGCAGAGGGCGTGCGGGGCCATCTGTCGAAGCAGATCATCCGCACCTTCGACCTCACCCGCGACAGCCAGCCGCAGGTCTATGGCCTCGGCATCAAGGAATTGTGGGACATTCCCGCCGAGAACCACGTTCCCGGTCGCGTGATCCATACCCAGGGCTGGCCGCTCAGCGAGACGCGCGGGTCGAACGGCGGCGGGTTCCTGTATCATCAGGCGAACGGGCAGGTGGCGCTGGGCTTCGTCACCTGGCTCAACTATTCGAACCCCTATCTCTCGCCCTTCCACGAGATGCAGCGGTGGAAGACGCATCCGGCGATCGCCGCGATCCTGAAGGGCGGCAAGCGCGTGTCGTACGGCGCACGCGCGATCAACGATGGCGGATGGCAGTCGGTGCCCAAGCTGACCTTCCCCGGCGGGGTGCTGGTCGGCTGTTCGGCAGGGTTCCTGAACGTGCCGCGGATCAAGGGCATCCATACCGCGATGAAGTCGGGCATGATGGCCGCCGAAGCTGCCTTCGCGGCGGTGCGCGACGGGCGGGCCGGTGACGAACTCACCGCCTACACCGCTGCCTATGAATCGAGCTGGGTGTATGAGGAGCTGCGTACCGTCCGCAACGTCGTGCCGCTGGTCAAGAAATATGGCGATTTCGTCGGGTCGGGCATCGCCAACGCGACGATGTGGGCCGAACATTGGGGGCTGCGCATGCCCTTCACGCTCGGCCATCATCCCGATCACGAAAGCCTGTGGCGCAAGGATCAGGTGAAGCCGATCGCCTATCCCAAGCCCGATGGCGTGTTGAGCTTCGACCGGCTGTCGTCGGTGTTCCTGTCGAACACCAATCATGAAGAGGATCAGCCGGTCCATCTGACGCTCAAGGACCCCGATATCCCGGTCACCTACGACCTGCCGCTCTATGACGAACCCGCGCAACGTTATTGCCCGGCGGGCGTATATGAGATTGTGGGGGCGGAAACGGACAATCCGAAGTTCGTGATCAACGCGCAGAACTGCGTCCACTGCAAGACGTGCGACATCAAGGACCCGACGCAGAACATCAACTGGGTCGTGCCGGAAGGCGGCGGAGGACCGAATTATCCGAACATGTAGTCTGGGGATGATCGTGGCGGCGCTCGTGGTGACACCGGCGTCGGCGGTGCCCACCGTGCCTGTCACCTCGCTGACTGCTTATGTGAAGGCCCGAGCCGCCGATGCGGAGGGCCATGTTACCGTTGCCGCACAGGGCTATGCGATGGCGCTCGCCGCGCAGCCCTCCGATCCGGTCATCGCGGTGCGGGCGTTGGGACAGGCGCTGGCGGCGGGCGACCTGCCGCTGGCCCGGCGGGCGGGGGCCGTGCTGCGTGATGCCGACGTCGCGCCGCCCGACCTCGATATCCTTGCCTTCAGCGACGCGGTCGTCGCTCGCGATGCGAAGGGCCAGCGTGCCGCGCTCGACCGGCTGGCCGAATCGCCGCTCGGCTTTCTGGCTCCGCTGCTCGCCAGCTGGGTCGATCTGCCCCCGCCGGTCGTCACCACCGATCTCGGCGCGATCCCGCGCCGCTACGCCG
This window encodes:
- a CDS encoding VOC family protein, which codes for MARLNYLELPVAATEPAKTFYATVMGWTFTDYGPDYAATTSGDTDMGLDADTMLTTLLPVIQVDDLEATLSAVEAGGGVIVQPIFAFPGGRRFHFRDPDGHVLAAMVAE
- a CDS encoding YbjN domain-containing protein translates to MIGMMMGVAAAIAAPDAALLDLRQPGNVVTALQAAGYKAEMKINKDGEPYVLSATNGESFSVEFYGCDGLKDCKSFQLTSWYKKEPLYTPALTNEWNARNRFLKIAVDSDGDLREFLDATAVGGMTQAQFTDLVEWYSAMDGQLAQFLSTKRDAAGAKPAK
- the moaB gene encoding molybdenum cofactor biosynthesis protein B — protein: MPIDESGPFVPVRIAVLTVSDTRGLAEDRSGDTLVGRLEDAGHILADRAIVRDDIDTIVARLHGWIDDDSIDCVITTGGTGVTGRDVTPEAVERVATKLIPGFGELFRWQSYAKIGTSTIQSRATACVARGTYIFALPGSTGAVKDGWDGILKEQLDIRHRPCNFVELMPRLLER
- a CDS encoding lytic transglycosylase domain-containing protein, which encodes MLPALPTAALADESPSRSTAVSVAEARVPPQLSPEDRDAYTQVFAAIRGGRWADAQLRLDAMKPGPLHAVARAELYTAKGSPKVELPQLLAVLNEAPDLPQAPDLARLAKLRGASALPELPTPQRLVWFDAAPVRVRAKAARSDAAAAQLLDAMKPYVKADDGAAAEALITTRAGDLTPEALTEMRGRVAWIYFVAGDDANARRLAAVAQQGEGEWTAQADWTQGLAAWRQQDCAAAQAAFASVAQRAGDTELRSAGLYWATRADIACGRPDLVQARLQTAAQYGETYYGLLARQALGLIEGADGTGRAPATEDWRALERRSNVKVAAALTEIGEGALADKLLRHQARIGGAGDYAALTRLCGSLNLPATQLWLSHNGPQGARPLAEARYPAPDWTPEGGWRVDKALVFAHTLQESRFDAAVVSPAGATGLMQIRPGALTDYARAHGLNLEKSALSKPQVNMAVGQSYLEQLRDRPFTGGLLPKVIAAYNAGPTPVEAWNVQLKDGGDPLLYIESIPYWETRGYVMTVLRNYWMYEKQAGKASASRAALAQGMWPKFPGLPGAAAVRVSANGRTRVADAN
- a CDS encoding uracil-DNA glycosylase family protein, with protein sequence MGAEQHIQWQDAAASALEWWADAGVDTLVEDELRDWFATPAPPARPLAVTSAPAADLPPDTLDAFMAWRMGDAVPEASWNAQPVPVQAQKNPSLMILTDLPEPDDSDEAGWMTGPVGVLLDRMLAAIGEVREQVVIAGIAHARPLTGRMPADALGTLEELARRLVTLVAPQRLLLFGAEPCRALLGPDGQRGGLRTLNHDGLACPTIATFHPRFLLERPLAKAETWRHLQLLIREPTA
- a CDS encoding electron transfer flavoprotein-ubiquinone oxidoreductase; this translates as MSERESMPYDVVIVGAGPAGLSAAIRLKQMAADSGEELAVCVLEKGSEVGAHILSGAVFDPRAMDELLPEWRTMGCPMAEVPVTENHHWLLSETGSSEVSHRILPPFMQNKGTYTGSLGNMCRWLAEQAEGLGVEIFPGFAAAEILYHDDGSVKGVATGDMGVARDGTRKPDWQPGLELHAKYTFFAEGVRGHLSKQIIRTFDLTRDSQPQVYGLGIKELWDIPAENHVPGRVIHTQGWPLSETRGSNGGGFLYHQANGQVALGFVTWLNYSNPYLSPFHEMQRWKTHPAIAAILKGGKRVSYGARAINDGGWQSVPKLTFPGGVLVGCSAGFLNVPRIKGIHTAMKSGMMAAEAAFAAVRDGRAGDELTAYTAAYESSWVYEELRTVRNVVPLVKKYGDFVGSGIANATMWAEHWGLRMPFTLGHHPDHESLWRKDQVKPIAYPKPDGVLSFDRLSSVFLSNTNHEEDQPVHLTLKDPDIPVTYDLPLYDEPAQRYCPAGVYEIVGAETDNPKFVINAQNCVHCKTCDIKDPTQNINWVVPEGGGGPNYPNM